The DNA sequence TGCAGCCCATGTATTTCCCCGGCCGAGTATCCGCTTGCTGCTGAGCCCAGGCCAAGCCGAGCCGCCGCCATGAGCCGGTACCTGCCGGTGGCCAGGCAGCATTTCCTGGCGGCTGCAGCCAGCACCAGTGTGGTGGTGAAATCCGTGTGCGGGACTGTGCTGAGCCTTTACTGCCTCTCCTTCCTGATGGACACGGTACACGGCCTGGGGGTCACCCCAGGCTACCTCTTCCCACCCAATTTCTGGGTGTGGACCCTGTTGACCCACGCTGTGGTGGAGAATCATATCTGGGATGTAGTTGTTGGtctgggggcggtggtggtggctgGCAGGCTCCTGGAACCTCTCTGGGGAGCCCTGGAGCTCCTCATCTTCTTCACAGTCATCAATGTGTCAGTGGGAATCCTTGGAGGACTTTCTTACCTCCTGACCTATGTGGCAACTTTCAACCTGGATTACTTATTTACTGTGCGCATCCATGGCATGTGGGGCTTTGTTGGTGGAGTGTTGGTGGCTTTGAAGCAGACCATGGCAGACACGGTGGTGATAAAGGTGCCACAGGTGCGAATGAAAGATGTCCCAATGATGGTGTTGGCTGTTATTGGTGTCCTGCGGTTAACAATGCTTCTCAGTAGTTCACTGCTGGCATCTTACGGGTACGGCCTCCTGTCCAGCTGGGTTTATCTTCGTTTCTACCAAAAACATAGCCGTGgccgaggggacatgtctgaccACTTCGCATTTGCTACTTTTTTCCCTGAGATCTTGCAGCCACTTGTCTCCATGCTGGCCAATGTGATCTACAGTGTGCTGGTGAAGATCAGAATATGTAAGAAGACAGTCAAGCGATATGATGTTGGGGCACCGTCATCCATTACAATAAGCCTGCCTGGCACTGACCCACAAGATGCAGAACGGAGAAGGTACTTAGAGCAACATTCCTTTCCATTTCTGAAAAGTCATATTGGGAGATTTTGGTTTTAGTTTAACATCAATATTGAAGGAAATTCTGAAATCTTTAAAGATCAATTTATTAACTATCTAATTGAAGAAGAAATAATTAAAAACAGTTAACATGGGTTTTTGGTTTGTCAAGTAAAATCTTCCTTTCAATGCAGCAGATATGATGTACAtgcactcccaccctactcctaTCTCTCATCTACATCCTGACCTTTGGTGACACCATCCAAAAACACAATGTGTCCAATTTCGCATCTATGCACTTTGCcaatacccagctctacctcgccACCACCTGCCTTGATTCCTCCACTATCTCTAAATTATGAGACTGCTTGTCaaacatccagtactgggtgaggagaaatttctccagttaaatattgcaaAGATTGAGTCCATTGTCTTTGGACCCTGGCACAAACTACATTCCCTAGCTATTGACTTCATCTATTTCCCTGGCACCTGTcagaggctgaaccagattgttcacaACCTCTGTATCATATTTAACTCCGAGATGAGCTTGCAACCCCATATGCATCACCAATGTcgcctatttccaccttcatTACATTGCCTGACTTTCCCTcatctcagctcatttgctgctgaacccTAATCTATTCCCTTGTTACAttgagacttgactattctaatgcagtACTGACTAGGCCTCACATTGTACCCTCCACAAATCTGAGGTCATCaaaatctctgctgcctgtctcctTGTTGCAGGTCCTGTACTCCCATCACCtttgtgctcgctgatctacatttgCGCCCAGCTAAGCAAAGTCTTGATTTTGAAATTATCacctttattttcaaatccctccatggcctcacccatctgcaatctcctccacctCCACAATTATCCCAAGTTATCTGCacacatctaattctggcctcttgagcatccccgattttaattctTGTACcaatggtggctgtgccttcagttgcctaggacctaagctctggaattcacttcatAAATCTCTTCAtccctctacctcactttcctccttttaaggcactacctctttgaccaagcttttagctaTCTTATATGAAACCTCCTTACATGACTTGATGTCACATTTTGCTaattctcctgtgaagtgccttgggacaattTGTCACGtttggtatataaatgcaagctgttgtttaaTAGGAAATGTACCGGCAGATGGAATTTTATATCAGTAAAGGTGAGTGTACGTTTTACTTTTAAATATGCTTCTAACAGGAGAAAATTGACTGTGTCAAaaggcagagggatttgggggttagAATATAGAAGACATTAAATGTAACACTTAAAGTGGATAAGGCCATTGAAGAGCAAAGGTTTTATtacaagaggactagaatattaaAGCTGAATGTGATCAATATCAAACCTTAATAAGCCCACAATTGGGGTACTGAGTGCAGTTTTGAGCTGCAGTCTACAAGAAGGATGTCCAATGTGCAGTACAGATTCACTAGGATGCTGCTTAGTGTAAGGAAATAGATATACAAAAATTAACTTGAAAAATTGTGGCTGTTTTCAATCGAAGAGAGAAGATTACAAACTTAAAAGgcgtttaaaattgataagatgTAGTAAGATAGATAGAAGTTGACTTTCCTGTAGTTGAGGGGTCTTGAATGAAGGGTATGAATACAAAATTTAATGTAAGCAATTTAGGAAGCACTGGAGAAATGATTGTCCAAAGGCTTGTGGAATTTATCACCGGAGTTAATGACAAGTAGCTGCTCTGGCAACATTTAAGAACAGGTTAGATAGttagctttttttaaattcattcatgggttgtgggtgttgctggcttggcctgcatttattgcccatccctaattgccctgaaggaaagtgagatagagagaacatGGGGTTAGAATACTGCTTGTGTAGAAGGTAAATATTTGCATTGTTTAGTTAAGCTGAATGGACTGTTCCCATGTTTTAATTCCTGTGATGTTCTCTGTCATCTGGCTTTGAGGAGGTAGTTAATTGTCAAAGCATCTGGGATTGCCTTTTTCCATCAGGATAACCCTAGAATGATGTCCAACCAAGAccactcagcacctcacctgaTTCCAAACACAGAacaaagagctgaacttgagatgaggtgagagtgactgtccatgACATCGAAGCAGAATTTAACCAAGTgcagtatcaaggagccctagcaaaactggagtcaatggggtttgggtgaaaactctccactggttggagtcatacctagcacaaaggaagatggttgctggAAGGCAGTTATCTCAACCcctggatatcactgcaggagatctTCAGactgttcaccagactgattcctgggatggcaggattgtcgtatgaggagagattaggtcaACTAGACCAGTATTCactggaagaatgagaggggatctcattgaaacgtataagattctgacggggatggacagactggacgcagagatgatgtttcctctggctggggggggtctAGACCAAGGgggtcataatctcaggatatggggtaggacTGAGatgacatttaggactgagatgaggagaaacttcttcactcagggtgatgaatctgtggaattctcaaccacaaaaggctgtggaggctgagtcactgaatatatttaagaaggaaatagatttctagactctaaaggcaacaaggggtattgggagagagtgggagtacgttGTTGAGacagagaatcagccatgatcatattgaatggtggagcaggctcgtagagccgaatgacctactcctcctatttttttTATGtaccagggtagtgtcctgggcccaaccatcttcaactgcttcatcagtggCCTTCCCTTCTACATAAGGTCAGAtatagggatgtttgctgatgcctgcagtgttcagcaccatttgcaactcttcagataatgTTCCGGgtctctggatgactagtccCGTAACATAATCACTTTGCTTCCTGTTCTCTACAAGTatcaacctagattatgtgctcagctCTCTGCAGAATAGATTGTTTCCACAATGGTCTGATTTAGAAGCTGGAGAGCAACCAGTTAGCTGAAATAATGGAGGTGGCCCTTTCTGTTGTAATCTCACAAAGTGATGAGGTGTTAGGCTAGATGAGTGGATATgcagagtgagggtgaatgaggaTAGGTGAATGGAAGTCTGTAGGGGGAGGATGTAGAGGTTTATGGGCGATTGTAAGTGTTGGTTAAAATCACCAAAGGttgaaaatggcctagcaaggacTTTGGTAAAGGACTTGGCTGCCCAGTAGATAGAGGACTTTTGAAAGAAACGTGTGGAACAGTTGGGGAACTCAAAGGTGTGGAACGGGAGCAGTGGCTCAAAGGTGTGGAATGGGGGAAGGGCTCAAAGATATGGAACAGGAGGAGAGGCTGAAAGGCTTTATAAGGTGTTAGAGGGATAATGTGATGAGACAATGTGAACCAGAATGCTGCTGTGACAGTGTGGACAAGGTATacgtgtgaacatgtgtgtgccTGAAGCAGCTTCAGTGAGGCCAAGAATTCGGGAAATGCATTAGAAAGTGCTTGTTTGCAAAGAATCAAACCTTTTGCAGGGcagtctgaaataaaagcaatagTTGGAGATCATCCTGAAAGGGATTGATGAGACTGGAAAGCTGAAATCCATGCAAGACTTGGGTACCGGAGAGGTTTTTTGATTGCACTGCTCACATTCTTGGAAAATAAACTAGTCAAACTTTGCTGACAGGTGCTCAACCTGACCAATCAATCAGTAATAGGATATGATGCACTTTTAACATTGCAACTGATCTTTTTTTTATCAGTATGGCATGTGGATTTGGTAACCTTTTCCCTGAATCTTCTTTAATGCTCACCAGTTTTCCACAAGaatgtgtgcagtccaaatgAGAGAAGAAAAACAAGCACAAGGAAACCAACTGGAATCATGGTCCAGTGAAATAAGACTTAGGGAAATGGGGATTTAAATGTATGATGCAATGCAAGAAGGAATAATTTTCCTAGCTACTCAACAAAGTGTGCATGAATTGTTTCAAAATAACGAAGGATGGAATTGGGAATGACTTATGGGTCATAGAAGCTACTTAACATGTCCAGCAATCAAAGCAAACTGTGCTGAACTATTTAGCTAGAGCAATGGAGTGAACAGGGTCTGCTACTGCGCAGAGAGAAATAGGAAACGTATGTAAAACATTAGAGCTCTAATTGTTACAGGATCAGTTTATACCCTAAGGTGTAGGAATTCTGTTTGCCGAAAAAGACAACTTTGGGCAAATAAAGATGTAAGACGGAATaataaaagaaaacacaaaaaaaaacatggaatgggaaagatacaaagaacagcaaaAGATGGAAAAGCAGATAATAGCTAAAAAAGGGAAGTATGAAAATAAACTCGCAAAATATATCAAAACAACACAAACCATCACAATTACATCAGGAAAAAGATAGCAGCAAGAAGTAATGTGACATCTCTATCTGATAATGATGTTGTTAATGACAAGAAAATGGTGATTATGCTGAATAATTCTATCAGTGTTTACAACAGAGGATGATGTCAGTATGCCAGATATCCCAAGGAAATTATTATTTAATTAGGGATCCAAAGAATTAAGTTATGTAGGATAACAGTAATGGATAAATTATTGGCACTAAAGAGTGACAAATCCTCAGGGCTAGATGGCTTCCATTCTGGGTTTTAAAAGTAGATGAGAACATTGTAGATGCCCTAACAATAATTTTCCGAAGTTCTCCCAATTTGGAATTGTTCCTTTTGATTGAAAAATTGTACGTGGCTCTCTCTTATTTGAGAAAGATCAGAGAGGAAGCCATGGAATTTAAGGCCAGCTGTTGGGAAATTGCTAGTCTTAAGGTGACTAAACACCTTGAATTTtctcagctgatcagagagaacatgaccaaaacaaaaacaaaaacagagttacctggaaaaactcagcaggtctggcagcattggcggagaagaaaagagttgacgtttcgagtcctcatgacccttcgacagaacagagatgctgccagacctgctgagtttttccaggtaattctgtttttgtttttgttttggttttccagcatccgcagtttttttgtttttatctgtgagAACATgaccaatctgattgaattttttgcagAGGTAACCAAAGTAATGGGCAGGGGAAATtttatggatgttatttatttggatttccagaagacgttTGTCTGTCAGAAGAAACTGTTAACTAAAGTTAAAGCTAATGGAACTGAAGACAATTATTGATCTGGTTAGGAAGTAGACAGTGACAGGAGTTGGCGAGTAGTGAAGAAGTGTCTGAAGacgagtcatatagactcgaaacattaactctgtttttctgtccacgtatgctgttagacctgctgagattttccaacatttggtgtttttgtttcagattcccagcatccgcagtattttgcttttatatatggAGGGTAGTGATATTGGGCAGAGAGGGACtagtggtgtcccacaaggatATGTGGTGGGACCTCAACAATTCACTGTATTCACTAATTTAGATGATGGTTAGAAAGTCAGgtatccaaatttgccaatggCACAAAGAGAGGCAGTATTGTAAGCAATTTAGGTGCAAGCATAAAATGACAAAAATATATTGTAAGTGAATGaggaaaactgtggcaaatggatttcagtgcAAGTAGCTGTGAGGTCATCCAATTTGGACCCAAAAAGGATAaaacagggtactttctaaatgatgaaaagttagaaacagtggaggttcaAAGAGCCTTTATAGGgctataaatagtaaaaagggtGATAAGAGGAGTGGGGCAGATTATGGACCAAAAAGGGATTTACGCACCTGtcattaccaaggaagaagatactaCCCAGGCCATAGTGAAAggggaggtaattcagacactggAAGGGCTTAAAATTGATAATGAAGAATTGactaggctgtctgtacttaaagttgataaggcaccaggactggatgagatgcttccaaggatgctgagggaagtcagagtggaaattgcggagaCACTGGCCTTAATTTTGCAATCATCCTTAGActcagggaaggtgccagagcactggagaattgtaaatattacacccttgttcaaaaaagggtgcaaagATAAACCCAGGAAatacaggctagtcagtttaacctcgCTGGTGAAgtagcttttagaaacaataattcacgGTGACTTggggcaaatgtgggttaattaaggagaccCAGTAAGGATTTGATGAGGGCAAATCATGCTTAATTAGCTTGCTTtcgttttttgatgaagtaacagagagggttgacgTGGTGTATGTGGGCTTTGAAAAAGGGCATTTGATAAACTGCCAGacagcagacttgtgagcaaagttatagctcatggaataaaaggaactgtGGCAACATGAATTGGCTGATTgaggggaaacagaaagtagtggtgaatggttgtttttgggACTGGAGgtaggtttatagtggagttcctcagtggtcagtgttaggacccctgctagtcctgatatatattaatgacctagaccttggtgcaaagggcacaatttcaaaacttgcaaacgatacaaaacttagaagtattgtgaattgtgaagaggagagtgtagaacttcaaaacgaCATAGACTTGTTGGTGGAATGGCAGACAAGTGGTAGGTGAAATTTAATCCAgacaatgtgaagtgattcattttggtaggaagaacacagagagacaatataaaataaagggcacaattctaaagggagtgcatgagcagagagacctgggtgtataaatcattgaagattgAGAGCGCGATTGACAAAACATACAACATCCTggactttatcaataggggcatagagtatgaAAGAAataaagttatgttaaacctgcataaaacactggttcaacctcGACTGGAGTAtcacatccagttctgggcaccacactataggaaggatgtgaaaacattagagagggtgcagaaaagatggacgagaatggttccagggatgaagaacttcagttacatagaaggATCAGGGAAGTTGGGACTGttatccttggagaagagaaggttgagaggagatttaatagaggcgttcaaaatcatgaggggtctggacagggtagatggggagaaactgttcccattagtggaaggattgagaaccagaggacagagatttaaagtaagcagtaaaagaagcaatggcaacatgaagaTAAACCTTTTCACCAACGAGTGGTTAGAATCCGGAATGTGCTgtttgaaagtgtggtggaggcaggttcaatcaaggctttcaaaagagaattggatcattatctgaaaaggaggaatgcACAAGGCTATGGGGGGAATggtactaggtgaattgctcttttggagggccagcacagacatgatgagttgaatggcctcttcctgtgctgtaaccattctatgaaagTCTAATGGAATGCTAACTTTTATATCTAGAGGACCAGAGTACAAAAGGGTAGAAGTCATACTTCAGCATAACATTGCCTGGTTACACCACGCCTGGAGTGGTGTGTGCTGTTCTATGCATCATGGCTTAGGAAGGATAAATTGACCTTAACAGTGAGTACAGCATTGATTTACTAAAATGATGCCTGGACCCAAGGGTTAagcaatgaggagagattaaacagTGTTGTGCTCCCTGGTTAatgtttgatcaaagttttccaAGATATTAAGGGAAAAGATTGGTTGGGGTGTCTAGGACCAGCGGGCAAAAAATTAGAGGGGTAGagcttttcaggagtgaaattaggaaccACTTCCACACACCCAGGGCAGTAAATGTTTGCAACTCTTTCCTGCAAACTGCagttgatcaattgttaatttgaaATCAGAgatggattgatggatttttgttaaccaGAGGTATTAAGAGGTATGGGGTAAATATGGGTATATGGTGTTaggttgcagatgctggaaatctgaaaaaaaacagaaaatactggtaaaacccagcaggtctggcagcatctgtggagagagaaacagagttaatgtttcaagtccgtatgacttcttcagagctgaagagaagtagaaatgtgatggattttatactgtttaagcaggtgtgtaaaattaaagcgcaagggattggggatagtgtattgagatggatagaaaactggttggcagacaggaaacaaagagtaggaataaacgggtctttttccgaatggcaggcagtgactagtgaagtgccacagggattggtgctgggaccccagttattcacaatatatattgatgatttagatgaaggggctaaatgtaatatctccgaatttgcagatgacacaaagctgggtgggaaggtgagctgtgaggaggatgcagagatgcttcagtgtgatttgaaaaagctgagtgagtgagcaaatgcagggcagatgcagtataatgtggataaatgtgaggttatccattttggtagcaaaaataggaaggcagCTTATTATCTGGCAATAAATTGAGAGacgggaatgtgcaacaagacctgggtgtccttgtacatcagtcgctgaaggtaagcatgcacgtgcagcaggcggtaaagaaggcaaatggtatgttggccttcatagccagaggattctagtacaggaacagggatgtcttgctgcaattgtacagggccttggtgagaccacacctggaatattgtgtgcagttttggtctccttatctgaggaaggatgtacttgccatagagagagtgaaacgaaggtttacctgactgattcctgggatggcgggactgacatatgaggagacatCGAGTCGATTAGGACTATCttcgctagagttcagaagaatgaggggggatctcatagaaacctataaaattctaacaggactagacagggtagatgcaggaaggatgttcccgatggtgggggagtccagaaccaggggtcacagcctgaagatatggggtagaccatttatgactgagatgagaaatttcttcacccagagagtggcgagcctgtggaattctttaccacagaaagtagttgagaccaaaacattgtatgtttgcaagaaggagttagatatagctcttggggcaaaatggatcaaaggatatggggagaaaacgggagcaggctattgagttggatgatcagccatgatcatgatgaatggcggagcaggctcgaagggccgaatggcctactcctgctcctattttctctgTTTCTATAAGATAggtggtcagggataggtgggagctaaagagagattgacaaagatgtcatggacagaagacaaagggaatgttaatggtggtggtaaagaCAAAAgatggtgctgatagtggcataaaggtaaaagtagaatgtgttaatagcagaatgagggtcagtgctctgtgaaagcacaacatggaaacaagtgacagatgaccctgtgGGGATGGGAGGCTGTACAAAATAGTCTGTTGTTCAACTGGACTGTATGTGAATCATGATGAGGGAAAAGACCCCTCAAGTTATCCAGACTGCAATCATGTCCATCATGATTTCCCATTCCACTTGAAATTTAAGTATCTAATTTAAATATCTAGATTACCCAGAATACCTGTACATCTCTAAAGTATACAGCTGTAGCTATTGGAGTCTCTAATGGAAATCAGACACCTAAGATGAGGCATCATTCTGGTGCCCCGCCTGCACCTTCTTTCGAGCCTTAGTATCCTTTAATGACAGGctccaaaactggacacagcaaTTCCAAATGCAGTAGTGCCAAAGTCTTTTAAAGTTTAAGTATAATGCTCTTTTTTTATTTACCCAGAAGAATGGTTACACAGGAATGAATTACAGGTTGGAATGATAAAGGTTCGAGAGTGATTTGAAATGGAAAATTAATGGTGGGGTCTGGATGTTTGTGCATATAACTGAAAGCAGGAATGAATGTGATGGTATTAGGTCGGAATTACAAGAATTTAACGCCATGATGAGGAAGAAACAGTGAGAAGTTGGGATGATGCAAAATGTGGAAGGCAACTTGGAAGTGTATCCCTATGAAGTTGCTGCTGTTGTCCATAGTGGTGGGAGTCAGAGGAGAAGGTGACCTGTTAAAATAAGCTTAGTAAGTTGCTGCATAGTAAGTCTTGTCGATAGTTTATATGTAGGCACTGTGCCTACATAGTACAGTGAGTATTTATTGAATCCAGTGACTAGGACACTGATCAAGCTGATTACTCTGTCTTGGATatttggaatttttaaaatgttccagTTATACCTTTTCGGGCAAGCAGTGATTATTCCATCAcgttctgacttgtgccttttgggTGGTGAGGTTTTGAAAGGCTGGTACTTGCTGTTCACCAGAGCACTCAGTCCCTGCTATTCTTATGTAGCCGTGgtgttttttaaaagttcattcatgagatgtgggtgtcgctggctaggccaccatttattgcccatccctaattgcccttgagaaggtatggtgagatgccttcctgaaccattgcagtccatgtggtgtaggtatacccacagtgctgttaggaatggaattccaggattttgacccagcg is a window from the Carcharodon carcharias isolate sCarCar2 chromosome 7, sCarCar2.pri, whole genome shotgun sequence genome containing:
- the tmem115 gene encoding transmembrane protein 115, which produces MSRYLPVARQHFLAAAASTSVVVKSVCGTVLSLYCLSFLMDTVHGLGVTPGYLFPPNFWVWTLLTHAVVENHIWDVVVGLGAVVVAGRLLEPLWGALELLIFFTVINVSVGILGGLSYLLTYVATFNLDYLFTVRIHGMWGFVGGVLVALKQTMADTVVIKVPQVRMKDVPMMVLAVIGVLRLTMLLSSSLLASYGYGLLSSWVYLRFYQKHSRGRGDMSDHFAFATFFPEILQPLVSMLANVIYSVLVKIRICKKTVKRYDVGAPSSITISLPGTDPQDAERRRQLALKALNERLKRVEDQVAWPSMDEDDKDLSDMPLLPESNKSNGDDSGAAEHIAFQGLSSGS